The Candidatus Bathyarchaeota archaeon genomic interval CTTGGCATCGCTGAAAAACTCGCTCTCAAAGCCATTGCTATCTCTACTGGAAAACCTGAAAAAACCATTCAAGAAGACTACAAAAAAACCGGAGACCTCGGAGAAACCGCAGCAAAATTCCTTGCTCAAAAAACTCAAGCCACCTTAGCCCGTGAGCCCCTCACCGTAGAAAAAGTCTATAACACATTTGAAAAAATCGCTCAAGCCACGGGTCCCGGTGCTCAAGAAAATAAAATCAAACTCCTCTGCGCACTCCTCAACGAAGCCACCCCGAAAGAAGCAAAATACATAACTCGCATGGTCACCGGACGCCTCCGCATCGGAGTCGCTGATATGACCATCCTCGACGCCCTGGCCATCGCTCATGGCGGCGGAAAAGAATACCGAGAACCCCTTGAACGCGCCTACAACCTTTCCTCTGACATCGGACTCGTCGCAAAAACCGTAGCGGAAGGCGGCATAAACGCCGTCAAGAAATTCAAAATCATCATCGGTAAACCAATAAAACCACAAATGGCTGAACGTTTACCAACCCTAAGCGAAATCCTCGAAAAACTCGGCGGAAAATGCAGCGCTGACTATAAGTATGATGGTCTTAGGATTCAACCCCATATCTCCCCAGAAAAAATTCTGCTCTTTTCCCGACGACAAGAAAACATTACAAATCAGTTCCCTGATGTTGTTAAAGCTCTCCGAGAAGCCGTCACCGCAAAAGAAGCTGTTCTCGACGGAGAATGCGTACCCGTAGACCCCAACACTGGCGACCTTCTACCATTCCAAGTTGTTTCCCAACGTCGAGGACGAAAATATGAAATCGAAAAAATGATTGCTGAAGTCCCCGTTGTCCTCTACTTATTTGATGCTTTATACGTAGACGGAGATGACCTAACCCTCAAGCCCTACCTAGAGAGAAGGAAACGCCTCACCGAAATTGTGAAAGAAACCGATCGGATAAAAATATCAGAAAGCCTTGTTAGTGATAACCCCAAAGAAATTGAAAGATTTTTTGACAAAGCAGTGCAAGAGGGCACTGAAGGACTCATCTGCAAGTCAATACAACCTGACTCCGTATATGAAGCCGGAAAGCGTGGTTGGCAGTGGATTAAATGGAAACGCTCCTACCGATCAGAGATGGCGGATACCGTCGATTTGGTTGTAGTAGGAGCTTTTGCGGGCCGAGGGAAGCGGGCTGGAACTTATGGAGCCTTATTAATGGCGGCATATAACCCAGACCAGGATCGATTTGACACCGTGTGTAAGTTGGGGAGTGGGTTTACGGATGAAGATTTGGCTCGACTTCCTGATATATTAAAGCCATATTCATTGCCACACCCGCATCCCCGTGTAAATTCGCTCATGAAACCTGACTACTGGTTTGTGCCAGCAAAAGTACTTGAAGTAATTGGGGATGAAATCACGTTATCGCCAGTGCATTCATGTTGTTTTGGGGCAGTCCGGGAGGGAAGCGGATTAGCAATTCGGTTTCCGCGGTTAGTTAAGTTTCGGGACGATCGGGCTCCAGAAGACGCAACTACAGCCAAAGAGATTCTTGAAATGTACAAGATCCAATTGAAGAAAATAACCGAAACCTAGAATAAGCCCGATTTTGAGTCAGATCCACTTAGTTTTAATTTCTTCTATTTGACTAGATGCAAATCATCTAAGACCGTGATACCGGATTCAGTCTCCATTTATGTTATTGTAATTTCGAAGTTTGTGAGTATGAACTTAATCCGCTGAAGCACGAACTTCTTCTCGCTAACATTTTAAGGGATATTTTCCTGAGTTTCAAAATAATCGGAGCAATTTCAAAAGAATTAACTTTTAATATTGTAAATTAGATAGGTGTTTTCTCTACACTAAAGGAATGACTTAGGTTGGTATTCAACCTTATTGGGCTGGCACTTAACGTTATCGTCGGGGTAATTGCTGTTTCTCCAGTGTTGTGGCTTGTGGGACGTACAATGGTTGGAAAAGAAAAGGCTAAGTTTACGGATGCTATCTGGATAGTAACCCTCGGCATCATCATCGGAAGTATACTCGGTGTCCTTGTCCACGGCTTTCTAGGCTTTGTGGTTAGCCTTATTCTATGGCTTGCTCTAATTCGGCACTTCTTCGATACGGGCTGGCTGAAAGCCTTAGCGATCGCGGTCATCGCCTTGGTCGTCTTTGCGATTATAGTCGCGGTTTTAGCCTTTATTGGGTTACTAGTTCTACCAAACTTCGTATAGATAGAGAAGGTAACACTATTTTTCTTAGCCGTGCGTGTTCATATTTCTGTTGAAGGACGTATCTTGAAGAAAGCTCTTAAGTTTTACAATGTTGACGCATAAAGCATAAGACAGGCTGAAACACTATTAAAACTAGGTGTTGATTAGAGTGGGACGCAAACATAGATCAAAGAAAAGCCGAAAGAAGCGGATGCGACGGGAAGCCCGAGCCCGAAGACGAAGACAGGCACGATACAAGTAGTAGAAGCTTTTTATTATTCTAGACATCATTTGGGCACATACTCTTTGTACCTCAATTCTGAGAGGAGATGGGCTTTTCCCCCCGCGGTTTAGGAGCTTTAGCTAACTACTGAAACTCTTCTGCGCTTCAGAAAAACTAGCTTCCCCTTCTTTTGTAACCATATTACACTTATGACAACTATAGCGATCATTGCCAAAAGCGGTAAAATCGTTATGTATAGTGGCACTGGCAAGATCGTTATCGTCACGCTAAGGTTTTGAGTAAGCACTTGGTCGGTTCCTTGTTGAGTCCAACTTATTGTCAACTGAGTTGGATATTGACCTGGGCTGGCCGATTTATCAACATCAATCGTAAATGTAGCTTGCCTTGTTTCTCCTGGATTTATTATCCCGAGACAGTCAATTATGGAACCTGAGAATGCGCTTCCAATAAGGAGTTCGACCTGAACCGACTCCGCAGTCACTTGGCTGGTGTTCTTTAAAGTCACTCTAACAATTACACCGGTATCCCCAACATGAATCTCTTTAGGTTGGGTTTCTATACTTACCACCTCAAAAATGGCTTTCTCGCTAACAACTATTGGGATGCTGAGCCATTCACCGGAGTTATCGTACTTCACTTGAAGAGGGAGTTTGAAGTAGCCCGGCTTGACCTGTTCATCAATATCAATATAGAAGTAGAGTGTTACTTCGTCGTCCTCGTCAACGTCTCCAATGCTGGCGCGATCGCTCCCCGCGTAGGTTGGATTAAAACCAGCTGGAAGACTAAGCCTAACAAAAACATCCCGGACATTGGAGCCGGAGTTAAGAATAACAACCTTAAGTTTAATGTTCGTATCGCCTGGAAAGACTTTCTCCGGAGCGTAGGAACTTTCTTTAAGGGTGAAATGACCAGGATTCGCTTGTGCCGATGGAACTGTGATAAGGGGAGCGACGAATATTGGAAGTAAGATAAACAATAGAATTATTTTCTTACTCATACCTCATATCCCTCTAGTTGTTTTATCATCTAATCAACCAGCGGAATTACCTAAATTCAGCTAATTTTTCCTGTATCATCTTGAGATGAGCTTCAAGCAGTTTTTCATGACTTTTTAAAAGGCTTATCTGCTTATCCTTAGTTAATGCAAACCAATCCTTGCTTTCGAAGAGAGCTGGGAATTGCTCTATCGCTTTTTTAATTAACTCAAATCTAGCTTCTGCGAAAGTTTTTCCAGGGAAGAATAAGTCAAATCCAAGACGTAACATTTTAAACTGCCTCTCTTTGAAAGTTTGTTGGATGCTTTGAATCCTTTCCTCAAGATACATTCTTCCTTTGTCGGTTGCCTCGTATACATGCGGTCCTTTACCCCCCTGTTTTAGTAAACGAATTAAATCTCGTTTAAGTAGCCATTTTAACGCAGGGTATACCGAACCTGGTCTGGGTCTCCAAGCACCGTCAGTCTTTTTTTCAATTTCATCCATTAACTCGTAGCCGTGCATTGGGTTATTGCAAAGCATCTGCAAAAAAATGAGTTTTAAGAAACCTCTTGGAATCGCATGAGGAATACATCTTCTTTCACTCATTTGTATCGCAACCCTTAAAACAGTATAACGTATGATGTATCTTATTATATATTTAAATATTCATGGCCTAAGAGATGCTGCAACATGGAATACGCGATTGAAACATTTAACTTGACTAAACGGTTCAATAATTTTCTCGCAGTTGACCATGTTAACTTAACGGTAGGCAAGGGTGAACTCTTCGGGTTACTAGGGCCGAATGGAGCTGGAAAGACAACTTTATTTCGAATGTTATGTACGCTTCTCCGTCCAAGTGAGGGTACAGCCAAAGTTGCGGGTTTCGACATTGCTAAGGAAAGTAATAAGATCCGTAATTTTATTGGTATCGTCACAGAAAAGGTAATCCTCTACCCGATGTTGACACCTGTTGAAAATCTCATGTTTTTTGGAAGGCTATATGGCTTAAACGGAGTGGAACTCAAGACAAGGGTGAATGAACTTCTTGAAATGGTGCAACTTGCGGAATATGGCAACAAACTGGTTGGAACTTTTTCAAGTGGTATGAGGCAAAGGTTAAGCATAATTAGGGGCATACTTCATGATCCTCAAATTGTTTTTTTAGATGAGCCAACCGTTGGCTTGGATCCACAAAGTGCCCGTTTCATACGGGACTTAATTATTGAGCTAAATCGTCAGGGAAAGACGATTATATTAACTACGCATATTATGGAGGAAGCCGATCAACTTTCTCACCGTGTTGGAATAATGGACCACGGGCGTATCATAGCGGTCGACAAACCACAGAACCTTAAACAGAGTCTTAATGCTCAAACATTGGAAGACGTCTTCCTAAAACTTACTGGTAAGGGTTTAAGGGACTCGGTTGAGTCGCACGTTCCTTTATCCGCATTGAGAGGGAGGTGGCGATAGTCCCATGGGTAAAAGTATTATGAACCAATTGTACATAGCTCTTGTAATCGCACATAAGGACTTACTGGAATTTTCGAGGCGCAGAATAGGTCTTTTCGCTTTCATTATGATGCCTTTGCTCATGATGGCTATGTTTGGATACATGTTTCCATCCGAGAGCACATTCAAACACATCCCTTTAGCAGTGGTTAAGGAAGATCGGGGCTTATACGCTGATCTAGTCACTCGTGAATTCTGGCAACAAGCAACGTCATCGGGAATGTTCAATCTTAGGATGTATGCCACAGTAAACTCTGCCACAAGCCAAGTTATTGCAGGCAATGTGAGGGGAGTGGTAGTTATTCCTCGTGGATTCACTAGAAATATTGTCTCAGGTTTACAAGGACACGTCATATTAATGGTTGATCCAACGAGCCCCACATTAGCAATGGCAATCTCTCGAAGCGTCGATGAAATATTCGAGAGGATCTCCGCTGCATTAGCCATAAAAATAGTTGAAAACATCACCCAGCGAGAAAATTCCGTTTCTATAGTAAAGCCTATTACTGTTGAGCAAAAGAATTTGACTGCTGGCCTTTCTGCGACAAGTACATTTGAGTATATGGCACCTGGTTTCATGGCAATGACGGTTATGATGAGTGGGCTGGCAGGTCTGGCTGGTGCCATAGCTAGGGAGAGAGAAACTGGAACATTAGATGGCCTCATGGCGGGACCGACATCTAGATGGTCCATAATTTTAGGTAAGACCATCGCTCAAACCCTTAGGGGTCTATTCCAAGGTTTTATGGTATTGGGTTTGTCTATGATCTTATTCAACGTTAAAATCTATGGTAGTATCTTTCTAATGATTTTCATATTGATCCTTGGAGTAGCGGGCTTCGTCGGAATTGGAATCATAGCCACATCCATTGCTGGCGAACAAGAATCCGCGATGATGATATTAATGCTCATGCAAATGCCAATGATGTTCCTCAGCGGAATTTTATACCCAATAGAGCAATTACCCGTTTGGTTGCAGTGGGTTGCTAAGGTTATGCCATTAACCTATACAGCAGACGCATTACGGCGAATCATGATCTTAAACGTGGGGCTAATGCAGATTATGCAAACTGTCATAATACTTACGGTCTTTGCAATAATTACAATCGCCATTGCAATTCCGTTATTCGAAAGGGCAGTAACTAAGTAATATACTAAGGAAGCAACTGCAGAATTATCCATTAATTAAATTGAAAATTCATTAAACACATTAACTCCCATACTTTCCTAGCTTAGAATAGATGAAATACACAAATTCACCTTTCAGCAGCTTACCAGATGAGTTTAAAAATTTCTGCTGCATTATGAGCAATAGATGGAAAAAGAAAATCCGAGTGGAAACATAGAATATAAGCTTCGATTGGCAAAAGTATCAGCGGAGCGCCTGGATGAAATAACTTCACAACTTAAGTTTCGCATTGAGGAGGGGCTTGGCGAAGCACTATATGAAATTGGCGTAACCGATGATGGAGAAGTCGTCGGTTTAAGAGAAGGGGATGTAGAAGAAACACTCCTAACGCTGGAAAAAGCCGCGGAAAAAATTGGCGCTAAATGTACCTTAGTTCGTGAGGTTGATGGTAAAGTTGGAAGAGCCCTTGAAATTCTTATTAGGCGAACAAAAGAGGCAAGCGACTTTCCAATATGGCTCTACGTTCCAATTCTTGGCAACGTAGACTCCGGAAAAAGTACACTCGTTGGAGTTTTGACCACTGGTACTAGGGATAACGGTAACGGGGAAGCAATGACAAAAGTCGCAAGATACCTCCATGAAATTAAGATGCGAAGAACGTCATCTATTTCTTGTCACCCCCTCGGATTTGACGAATCCGGTAAGATCGTGAATTACTCCTTAACCTCCCCCCTAGACGAAGCTGAAATCTTTCTTAACTCAGCTAAAATCATTGATTTAGTTGATTTAGGTGGACATGAACGCTACTTCAAAACCACTTTACGTGGAATTACGGGACACCAGCCTGATTATTGCATAATTACTGTGGCAACGAACGCTGGAATTATGCCAATGACAGTTGAGCATCTAAAGGTTGTTCTAGGACTAAAATTGCCGATGATTTTTGTAGTAACAAAAATTGACTTGACACCACACTTAGTAGCTAAAACTATTCAAGATATCCAACATTTAGTAAAGCTACCAAAAATCAATGCAGTACCATTCGTCATCAAGAATTTAGGAGATGCGATAGTCGCTTCAAAAGTTGTTCCATGCGGACGAGTTGCACCAATTTTCACGGTTTCAAATGTAACTGGGGAGGGTCTTGAGTTACTTCTAACGTTCCTTAATCTTCTTCCTCAAAGAACCCGCTGGAACGAGCAGATGAACAAGAATTTTATGATGTATGTAGACGAAATCTTCAACGTTAAAGGCATCGGACCAGTAGTGTCAGGGGTGATCAAGCAAGGTAGCGTTGCGGAGAATGACATAGTTCTTATCGGTCCATTTAAAGATGGAACGTTCCGCAATGTGCGTATAAAATCGATTCATATAAACAGGACATTTGTGAAGAGAGCAATAGCTGGAAATGATGCGTGCTTCGCGCTTGCAGGAATTGAGTTTGACGAAATACGTAAAGGAATGGTTTTGCTAAGCATCGACACAAAAACAAAATCTGTAAACGAATTTGAGGCAGAGGTTTTCATATTGCACCACCCGACAACAATCCGCGCAGGATATCAGGCTGTAATCCATGCACAGACAATTCGGCAAGCTGCAGAGTTTATCACGATTTATGGAAGCAAAGTATTGCGCACAGGGGATTACGGAAGGGTTAAACTATCATTCATGTATTATCCAGAGTTCTTAGTTGAAGGTCAACAGTTCGTGTTCAGAGAGGCAAATGCCAAAGGGATAGGTGTTGTAACAAAGATTTTGTGAGTTATGTGCTCACAGGCTACCTTCATGTATGATTTTAACCTTATTGTGTCATGCCCATGGAACACCTATGTGATGGCAAGAAATGAGATTGCGAATTTCTTGAAAAGCATTGGTGATGAAAAACCATTCGTAGAAAGGACTATTGCTAGAGGAATTATCGGTGTAAAAACTTCGCTGGATCCTAGACAAGTTATTCAAAATATACGGGACCTTATTGAAAGG includes:
- a CDS encoding PadR family transcriptional regulator produces the protein MSERRCIPHAIPRGFLKLIFLQMLCNNPMHGYELMDEIEKKTDGAWRPRPGSVYPALKWLLKRDLIRLLKQGGKGPHVYEATDKGRMYLEERIQSIQQTFKERQFKMLRLGFDLFFPGKTFAEARFELIKKAIEQFPALFESKDWFALTKDKQISLLKSHEKLLEAHLKMIQEKLAEFR
- a CDS encoding ABC transporter permease — encoded protein: MGKSIMNQLYIALVIAHKDLLEFSRRRIGLFAFIMMPLLMMAMFGYMFPSESTFKHIPLAVVKEDRGLYADLVTREFWQQATSSGMFNLRMYATVNSATSQVIAGNVRGVVVIPRGFTRNIVSGLQGHVILMVDPTSPTLAMAISRSVDEIFERISAALAIKIVENITQRENSVSIVKPITVEQKNLTAGLSATSTFEYMAPGFMAMTVMMSGLAGLAGAIARERETGTLDGLMAGPTSRWSIILGKTIAQTLRGLFQGFMVLGLSMILFNVKIYGSIFLMIFILILGVAGFVGIGIIATSIAGEQESAMMILMLMQMPMMFLSGILYPIEQLPVWLQWVAKVMPLTYTADALRRIMILNVGLMQIMQTVIILTVFAIITIAIAIPLFERAVTK
- a CDS encoding ATP-dependent DNA ligase, with product MKYALIADTYEKIESTTKRLEMTDYLVDLLKQTPPNVIDKVAHLMVCELYPPYEGIELGIAEKLALKAIAISTGKPEKTIQEDYKKTGDLGETAAKFLAQKTQATLAREPLTVEKVYNTFEKIAQATGPGAQENKIKLLCALLNEATPKEAKYITRMVTGRLRIGVADMTILDALAIAHGGGKEYREPLERAYNLSSDIGLVAKTVAEGGINAVKKFKIIIGKPIKPQMAERLPTLSEILEKLGGKCSADYKYDGLRIQPHISPEKILLFSRRQENITNQFPDVVKALREAVTAKEAVLDGECVPVDPNTGDLLPFQVVSQRRGRKYEIEKMIAEVPVVLYLFDALYVDGDDLTLKPYLERRKRLTEIVKETDRIKISESLVSDNPKEIERFFDKAVQEGTEGLICKSIQPDSVYEAGKRGWQWIKWKRSYRSEMADTVDLVVVGAFAGRGKRAGTYGALLMAAYNPDQDRFDTVCKLGSGFTDEDLARLPDILKPYSLPHPHPRVNSLMKPDYWFVPAKVLEVIGDEITLSPVHSCCFGAVREGSGLAIRFPRLVKFRDDRAPEDATTAKEILEMYKIQLKKITET
- a CDS encoding elongation factor 1-alpha, whose product is MEKENPSGNIEYKLRLAKVSAERLDEITSQLKFRIEEGLGEALYEIGVTDDGEVVGLREGDVEETLLTLEKAAEKIGAKCTLVREVDGKVGRALEILIRRTKEASDFPIWLYVPILGNVDSGKSTLVGVLTTGTRDNGNGEAMTKVARYLHEIKMRRTSSISCHPLGFDESGKIVNYSLTSPLDEAEIFLNSAKIIDLVDLGGHERYFKTTLRGITGHQPDYCIITVATNAGIMPMTVEHLKVVLGLKLPMIFVVTKIDLTPHLVAKTIQDIQHLVKLPKINAVPFVIKNLGDAIVASKVVPCGRVAPIFTVSNVTGEGLELLLTFLNLLPQRTRWNEQMNKNFMMYVDEIFNVKGIGPVVSGVIKQGSVAENDIVLIGPFKDGTFRNVRIKSIHINRTFVKRAIAGNDACFALAGIEFDEIRKGMVLLSIDTKTKSVNEFEAEVFILHHPTTIRAGYQAVIHAQTIRQAAEFITIYGSKVLRTGDYGRVKLSFMYYPEFLVEGQQFVFREANAKGIGVVTKIL
- a CDS encoding ATP-binding cassette domain-containing protein; amino-acid sequence: MEYAIETFNLTKRFNNFLAVDHVNLTVGKGELFGLLGPNGAGKTTLFRMLCTLLRPSEGTAKVAGFDIAKESNKIRNFIGIVTEKVILYPMLTPVENLMFFGRLYGLNGVELKTRVNELLEMVQLAEYGNKLVGTFSSGMRQRLSIIRGILHDPQIVFLDEPTVGLDPQSARFIRDLIIELNRQGKTIILTTHIMEEADQLSHRVGIMDHGRIIAVDKPQNLKQSLNAQTLEDVFLKLTGKGLRDSVESHVPLSALRGRWR